In a genomic window of Pseudomonas putida:
- the aspA gene encoding aspartate ammonia-lyase yields the protein MSSAASFRTEKDLLGKLEVPAHAYYGIQTLRAVNNFRLSGVPISHYPKLVVGLAMVKQAAADANRELGHLSEAKHAAISEACARLIRGDFHEEFVVDMIQGGAGTSTNMNANEVIANIALEAMGHQKGEYQYLHPNNDVNMAQSTNDAYPTAIRLGLLLGHDALLASLDSLIQSFAAKGEEFAHVLKMGRTQLQDAVPMTLGQEFRAFATTLGEDLARLKTLAPELLTEVNLGGTAIGTGINADPRYQHLAVQRLATISGHPLVPAADLIEATSDMGAFVLFSGMLKRTAVKLSKICNDLRLLSSGPRTGINEINLPARQPGSSIMPGKVNPVIPEAVNQVAFQVIGNDLALTMAAEGGQLQLNVMEPLIAFKILDSIRLLQRAMDMLREHCITGITANEERCRELVEHSIGLVTALNPYIGYENATRIARIALETGRGVLELVREEGLLDDAMLADILRPENMIAPRLVPLKA from the coding sequence ATGTCCTCCGCTGCATCCTTCCGCACAGAAAAAGACCTGCTTGGCAAACTCGAAGTACCGGCTCATGCGTACTACGGCATCCAGACCCTGCGAGCGGTGAATAACTTCCGCCTCTCCGGTGTGCCGATTTCGCACTACCCGAAACTGGTTGTCGGCCTGGCGATGGTCAAACAAGCCGCCGCTGACGCCAACCGCGAACTGGGTCACCTGAGCGAAGCCAAGCACGCAGCCATCAGCGAAGCCTGCGCCCGTCTGATCCGCGGCGATTTCCACGAAGAGTTCGTGGTGGACATGATTCAAGGCGGCGCTGGCACTTCGACCAACATGAATGCCAACGAAGTGATCGCCAACATCGCACTGGAGGCCATGGGTCACCAGAAAGGCGAATACCAGTACCTGCACCCGAACAACGACGTGAACATGGCGCAGTCGACCAACGACGCCTACCCGACGGCGATCCGCCTGGGTCTGCTGCTGGGTCACGACGCGCTGCTGGCCAGCCTCGACAGCCTGATCCAGTCGTTCGCGGCCAAAGGTGAAGAGTTCGCACACGTCCTGAAAATGGGCCGTACCCAGCTGCAAGACGCCGTGCCGATGACCCTCGGCCAGGAATTCCGCGCCTTCGCCACTACCCTGGGCGAAGACCTGGCACGCCTGAAGACTCTGGCACCGGAGTTGCTGACCGAAGTGAACCTGGGCGGCACCGCGATCGGTACCGGCATCAACGCCGACCCGCGCTACCAGCACCTGGCCGTTCAGCGCCTGGCCACCATCAGCGGTCATCCGCTGGTACCGGCAGCCGACCTGATCGAAGCCACTTCCGACATGGGCGCCTTCGTGCTGTTCTCCGGCATGCTCAAGCGCACCGCGGTCAAGCTGTCGAAGATCTGCAACGACCTGCGCCTGCTGTCCAGCGGCCCGCGCACCGGCATCAACGAAATCAACCTGCCAGCGCGTCAGCCAGGCAGCTCGATCATGCCAGGCAAGGTCAACCCGGTCATTCCGGAAGCCGTGAACCAGGTCGCGTTCCAGGTCATCGGTAACGATCTGGCCCTGACCATGGCAGCCGAAGGCGGCCAACTGCAGCTGAACGTGATGGAGCCGCTGATCGCCTTCAAGATCCTCGACTCGATCCGCCTGCTGCAGCGCGCCATGGACATGCTGCGCGAGCACTGCATCACCGGTATCACCGCCAACGAAGAACGTTGCCGTGAACTGGTCGAGCACTCGATCGGCCTGGTCACCGCGCTGAACCCGTACATCGGCTATGAAAACGCCACCCGTATCGCCCGTATCGCCCTTGAAACCGGCCGCGGCGTACTGGAACTGGTGCGCGAAGAAGGCCTGCTCGACGACGCCATGCTCGCCGACATCCTGCGCCCGGAAAACATGATTGCCCCGCGTCTGGTGCCTCTGAAGGCCTGA
- a CDS encoding LysR substrate-binding domain-containing protein: MNLESKWLEDFSALAATRSFSQAAERRFVTQPAFSRRIRSLEAALGLTLVNRSRTPVELTAAGQLFLVTARTVVEQLGEVLRHLHHLEGGQGEVMQVAAAHSLALGFFPRWIAQLRNEGLNIATRLVATNVGDAVHALREGGCDLMLAFYDPDAAMQMDPEIFPSLHLGHTEMLPVCSADADGKPLFDLEGEGSVPLLAYSAGAFLGRSVNMLLRQRALRFTTVYETAMADSLKSMALEGLGIAWVPQLSVRAELARGELVVCGGPQWHVPLEIRLYRCALVRKANVRLLWRKLEGGAAQGTTGS; encoded by the coding sequence ATGAATCTCGAAAGTAAATGGCTGGAGGACTTCAGTGCCCTGGCCGCCACCCGCAGCTTCTCCCAGGCCGCGGAACGACGCTTCGTGACCCAGCCGGCGTTCAGTCGACGGATTCGCAGCCTGGAAGCCGCGCTGGGGCTGACTCTGGTCAACCGTTCGCGTACGCCGGTGGAGCTGACGGCGGCCGGGCAGTTGTTCCTGGTCACTGCGCGCACCGTGGTCGAACAGCTCGGCGAAGTGCTGCGCCATCTTCATCACCTGGAAGGCGGGCAGGGCGAAGTGATGCAGGTCGCTGCCGCGCACTCGCTGGCCTTGGGTTTTTTCCCGCGCTGGATCGCGCAACTGCGCAACGAAGGCCTGAACATCGCCACACGGCTGGTGGCGACCAACGTCGGCGACGCCGTGCATGCCCTGCGTGAAGGCGGCTGCGACCTGATGCTGGCGTTCTACGATCCGGATGCGGCGATGCAGATGGACCCGGAAATTTTCCCGTCGCTGCATTTGGGTCATACCGAGATGCTGCCGGTGTGTTCGGCGGACGCCGATGGCAAGCCGTTGTTCGATCTGGAGGGTGAGGGCAGTGTGCCGTTGCTGGCCTACAGTGCAGGTGCTTTTCTCGGTCGCTCGGTGAACATGTTGCTGCGCCAGCGGGCGCTGCGCTTCACCACCGTCTACGAAACTGCCATGGCCGACAGCCTGAAAAGCATGGCCCTGGAAGGCCTCGGCATTGCCTGGGTACCGCAGCTGAGCGTACGTGCCGAATTGGCCCGGGGTGAGCTGGTGGTGTGTGGCGGGCCGCAGTGGCATGTGCCGCTGGAAATTCGCTTGTATCGCTGCGCGCTGGTGCGCAAGGCCAACGTGCGATTGTTGTGGCGCAAGCTGGAAGGTGGTGCAGCACAAGGTACGACCGGTTCTTGA
- a CDS encoding AraC family transcriptional regulator codes for MLHSHLTTLNAVSLVLNTFKAQGLSSEALLAGSGISAADLNRADTRITTNQEMQVCANAVALKRDIGLELGRRMHVSCYGILGYALLTCATFGDALRLAIRYPALLGTLFELSLEDDGERVWFVAADYRESPAMAVFNAEFCLVSLKVICDDLLGHPLPLLASRFEHAAPDYEATYAEHFDCPLHFGARDNAFAFDKKWLDQPLPLADVITHQAMAERCRKQNTEFTGRQAWLGRIRQLLSAQLHAAPGLEGLAEQMNCSTRTLRRHLKDMGCSYQELLDELRFEQAKQMLCEDQMPIYRIAEALGFSETASFRHAFVRWSGVAPSQFRPH; via the coding sequence ATGCTGCACTCCCATCTCACGACCCTCAACGCCGTTTCACTGGTGCTCAACACCTTCAAGGCGCAAGGCCTCTCGAGCGAGGCGCTGTTGGCCGGCAGTGGCATCAGCGCGGCGGACCTCAACCGGGCCGACACGCGCATCACCACCAATCAGGAGATGCAGGTCTGTGCCAACGCCGTCGCCCTCAAGCGCGATATCGGCCTGGAACTGGGCCGGCGGATGCATGTTTCCTGCTACGGCATTCTCGGTTACGCGTTGCTCACCTGTGCCACCTTCGGTGACGCATTACGATTGGCGATACGCTACCCGGCGTTGCTGGGAACACTTTTCGAACTGAGCCTTGAGGACGACGGCGAGCGCGTCTGGTTCGTCGCCGCCGACTACCGCGAAAGCCCGGCCATGGCCGTGTTCAACGCTGAATTCTGTCTGGTCTCGCTAAAAGTCATCTGCGACGACTTGCTCGGCCACCCGTTGCCGCTGCTGGCGTCGCGCTTCGAACATGCCGCGCCTGATTATGAAGCGACCTATGCCGAACACTTCGATTGCCCGTTGCACTTTGGTGCGCGAGACAACGCCTTTGCCTTCGATAAAAAGTGGCTCGACCAGCCCTTGCCGCTGGCGGATGTCATCACTCACCAAGCCATGGCCGAACGCTGCCGCAAGCAGAACACCGAGTTCACCGGGCGACAGGCCTGGCTGGGGCGGATTCGCCAATTGCTCAGCGCCCAACTGCATGCCGCGCCGGGCCTCGAAGGCCTGGCCGAACAGATGAACTGCTCCACACGGACTTTGCGTCGACACCTCAAGGACATGGGTTGCAGCTATCAGGAACTGCTCGACGAACTGCGCTTCGAACAAGCCAAGCAAATGCTCTGCGAGGATCAGATGCCGATCTACCGGATCGCCGAAGCGCTGGGTTTCAGTGAAACCGCGAGCTTCCGTCATGCGTTCGTACGCTGGAGCGGCGTGGCGCCAAGCCAGTTCCGTCCGCACTGA
- a CDS encoding polyamine ABC transporter substrate-binding protein, translated as MKNLKRFVLPALCATVLSSAVHAEERTLRVYNWFDYITPKALEDFKAQNPQTKLVYDIFDTNEALEAKLLTGNSGYDVVVPSNVFLAKQIEAGVFQPLDRSKLPNWNHLDPKLMKLIEANDPGNKFAVPYMYGTILIGFNPDKVKAALGADAPVDSWDLIFKEENISKLKQCGVALLDSPSEILPLALQHLGLDPNSKKPADYDKAEALLMKIRPYVTYFHSSKYMADIANGDICVAVGYSGSFSQAANRAKEAKNGVTVDMRLPKEGAPIWFDMLSIPKGAKDTEDAYTFINYLLQPQVIAPVSDFVGYPNPNKDATELVDPAIRNNPNLYPTDTAMATLYTLQPLPRDAERARTRAWTKIKSGT; from the coding sequence ATGAAAAATCTTAAGCGTTTTGTCTTGCCGGCTTTATGCGCAACGGTACTCAGCAGCGCCGTGCACGCCGAGGAACGAACCCTGCGCGTCTACAACTGGTTCGACTACATCACCCCCAAGGCCCTGGAAGATTTCAAGGCACAGAACCCCCAGACCAAGCTGGTCTACGACATCTTCGATACCAACGAAGCCCTCGAAGCCAAGCTGCTGACCGGCAACTCCGGCTATGACGTGGTGGTGCCGTCCAACGTGTTCCTGGCCAAGCAGATCGAAGCCGGTGTGTTCCAGCCGCTGGACCGCAGCAAACTGCCGAACTGGAACCACCTCGACCCCAAACTGATGAAGCTGATCGAGGCCAACGACCCGGGCAACAAATTCGCCGTGCCATACATGTACGGCACCATCCTGATCGGCTTCAACCCGGACAAGGTCAAGGCCGCGCTGGGCGCCGATGCGCCGGTGGACAGCTGGGACCTGATCTTCAAGGAAGAGAACATCAGCAAGCTCAAGCAGTGCGGCGTCGCCCTGCTCGACTCGCCGTCGGAGATCCTGCCGCTGGCCCTGCAACACCTCGGCCTGGACCCCAACAGCAAGAAGCCTGCGGACTACGACAAGGCTGAAGCGCTGCTGATGAAGATCCGCCCGTACGTCACCTACTTCCACTCCTCCAAGTACATGGCTGACATCGCCAACGGCGACATCTGCGTGGCAGTCGGTTACTCCGGCAGCTTCTCCCAGGCCGCCAACCGCGCCAAGGAAGCCAAGAACGGTGTGACCGTCGACATGCGCCTGCCGAAAGAAGGCGCGCCGATCTGGTTCGACATGCTCTCGATTCCGAAGGGCGCGAAGGACACAGAGGATGCGTACACTTTCATCAACTACTTGCTGCAACCTCAGGTGATCGCGCCGGTCAGCGATTTCGTCGGCTACCCGAACCCGAACAAGGACGCCACCGAACTGGTCGATCCGGCGATCCGCAACAACCCGAACCTGTACCCGACCGATACGGCGATGGCTACTCTCTACACCCTGCAACCGCTGCCGCGCGATGCCGAACGTGCGCGCACCCGGGCCTGGACGAAGATCAAGTCCGGAACCTGA
- a CDS encoding asparaginase → MNSSTYPAAQHVMVLYTGGTIGMQASANGLAPASGFEARMREYLHSQPDLVVPQWRFREMSPLIDSANMTPTYWQQLREAVVDAVDVQGCDSVLILHGTDTLAYSAAAMSFQLLGLNARVCFTGSMLPAGVTDSDAWENLGGALVALGQGLAPGVHLYFHGELLDPTRCAKVRSFGRHPFKRLERQGGGVKASSIPTQLNYNQSKQLANVAVLPLFPGIRAEIVDGLLDSGIQGLVLECYGSGTGPSDNPEFLASLKRAQDKGVVVVAVTQCHEGGVELDVYEAGSRLRGVGVLSGGGMTREAAFGKLHGLLGAGIETAEVRSLVELDLCGELS, encoded by the coding sequence ATGAATTCCTCGACTTACCCTGCCGCCCAGCACGTCATGGTCCTCTACACCGGCGGCACCATCGGCATGCAAGCCAGCGCCAATGGCCTGGCCCCGGCGTCGGGCTTCGAAGCGCGGATGCGCGAGTACCTGCACAGCCAGCCTGATCTGGTGGTGCCGCAGTGGCGCTTTCGCGAGATGTCACCGCTGATCGACAGCGCCAACATGACGCCCACCTACTGGCAGCAACTGCGTGAAGCCGTGGTCGATGCAGTTGATGTGCAGGGCTGCGACAGTGTGCTGATCCTGCATGGCACCGACACCCTGGCCTACAGCGCGGCGGCCATGAGTTTCCAATTGCTGGGCCTGAACGCCCGCGTGTGCTTCACCGGTTCGATGCTGCCGGCGGGTGTGACTGACAGCGATGCCTGGGAAAACCTTGGTGGTGCGTTGGTTGCGTTGGGCCAGGGCCTGGCGCCAGGTGTGCACTTGTACTTCCACGGCGAATTGCTGGACCCGACCCGATGCGCGAAGGTGCGCAGTTTCGGCCGTCATCCGTTCAAGCGCCTGGAGCGTCAGGGCGGCGGCGTGAAAGCGTCCTCGATCCCCACGCAGCTGAATTACAACCAGAGCAAGCAACTGGCGAATGTCGCCGTGCTGCCGCTGTTTCCCGGCATTCGCGCCGAGATTGTGGATGGTCTTCTCGATAGCGGCATTCAAGGCCTGGTGCTGGAGTGCTACGGCAGCGGCACCGGGCCCAGCGATAATCCCGAGTTCCTCGCCAGCCTGAAACGGGCGCAGGACAAAGGCGTAGTGGTGGTTGCCGTGACTCAATGTCATGAGGGCGGCGTCGAGCTGGATGTGTACGAAGCCGGCAGCCGCTTGCGTGGCGTTGGCGTGCTTTCCGGTGGCGGCATGACCCGTGAGGCAGCGTTCGGCAAGTTGCATGGACTGCTGGGGGCAGGGATTGAAACCGCTGAAGTACGAAGCCTGGTCGAACTCGACCTGTGCGGCGAATTGAGCTGA
- a CDS encoding histone deacetylase family protein: MLTIYSDDHHLHHGRCELIDGQLKPCFEMPSRADHVLARVQNQNLGPVEGPKDFGLDPIARIHSRDYLDFFKGAWARWTEFNTDGDLLPYTWPARTLRRIKPTSLHGELGYYSFDGGAPITAGTWQAAYSAAQVALTAQAEIQRGARSAFALCRPPGHHAASDLMGGYCYLNNAAIAAQAFLDQGHKKVAILDVDYHHGNGTQSIFYARSDVLFTSIHGHPEAEFPFFLGYDDELGEGPGEGFNFNYPLAAGSGWDVWSAALEKACKEIESYGADIIVVSLGVDTFKDDPISQFKLDSPDYLAMGKRIAALGKPTLFVMEGGYAVEEIGINAVNVLEGFESA, encoded by the coding sequence ATGCTGACGATTTACTCTGATGATCACCACCTGCACCACGGCCGTTGTGAATTGATCGACGGGCAACTCAAGCCTTGCTTCGAAATGCCGTCCCGTGCCGACCACGTGCTGGCCCGCGTGCAAAACCAGAACCTCGGCCCGGTCGAAGGACCGAAGGATTTCGGCCTCGATCCGATCGCACGTATCCATAGCCGCGACTACCTCGACTTCTTCAAAGGCGCCTGGGCCCGCTGGACCGAGTTCAACACCGACGGCGATTTGCTGCCCTACACCTGGCCAGCCCGCACCCTGCGCCGCATCAAGCCCACCAGCCTGCACGGCGAACTGGGTTACTACAGCTTCGACGGCGGCGCACCGATCACCGCAGGCACCTGGCAAGCGGCGTACAGCGCGGCGCAAGTGGCGCTGACCGCGCAAGCGGAAATCCAGCGCGGCGCCCGCAGTGCTTTCGCCCTGTGCCGTCCACCGGGACACCACGCCGCCAGCGATTTGATGGGCGGCTATTGCTACCTCAACAACGCCGCCATCGCCGCACAGGCGTTCCTCGATCAAGGCCACAAAAAGGTTGCGATCCTCGACGTCGATTACCACCACGGCAACGGCACCCAATCGATTTTCTACGCGCGCAGCGACGTGCTGTTCACCTCGATTCACGGTCACCCGGAAGCCGAATTCCCGTTCTTCCTTGGCTATGACGATGAGTTGGGCGAAGGACCCGGCGAAGGCTTCAACTTCAACTATCCACTGGCCGCAGGTTCGGGCTGGGATGTCTGGAGCGCGGCGCTGGAAAAGGCCTGCAAGGAAATCGAAAGCTACGGTGCCGACATCATCGTCGTGTCCCTGGGCGTCGACACCTTCAAGGACGATCCGATCTCGCAATTCAAACTCGACAGCCCGGACTACCTGGCCATGGGCAAGCGCATCGCGGCCCTCGGCAAACCGACGCTGTTCGTGATGGAAGGCGGTTACGCGGTTGAGGAAATCGGCATCAACGCCGTGAACGTTCTCGAAGGCTTTGAAAGCGCTTGA